gattctgtcagacctgggccctgatagacagggccctgtcagacctgggccctgtcagacctgggccctgccaggaaatctcagtaagacaaaaataatggcgtTCCAAAAAAGGgtagttgccaggacaacaaatacaaattccatctagacaccgtttccctagagcacacaacaaactatacatacctcggcataaacatcagcgccacaggtaacttccacaaagctgtgaacgatctgagagacaaggcaagaagggccttctatgccatcaaaaggaacataaaatttgacataccaattaggatctggctaaaaaaatacttcaatcagttatagaacccattgccctttatgtttgtgaggtctggggtccgctcaccaaccaagaattcacaaaatgggacaaacaccaaattgagactttgCATACAGAATTCTGCATAAATATCCTCattgtacaacgtaaaacaccaaataatgcatgcagagcagaattagtccgatacccgctaattatcaaaatccagaaaagagacgttaaattctacaaccacctaaaaggaagtgatttccaaaccttccataacaaatccatcacctacagagagatgaacctggagaagagcaagTTAAGCaagttggtcctggggctctgttcacaaacagaaacacaccccacagagcctcaggacagcaacacaattatacCCAACCaaaacacattgactctgtaccgtaacaccctgtatatagcctccacattgactctgcaccgtaacactctgtatatagcctccacattgactctgtaccgtaacacactgtatatagcctccacattgactctgtaccagtacctcctgtatatagcctccacattgactctgtaccggtaccccctgtatatagcctccacattgactctgtaccgtaacaccctgtatatagcctccacattgactctgtaccgtaacaccctgtatatagcctccacattgactctgtaccgtaacaccctgtatatagcctccacattgactctgtaccgtaacaccctgtatatagcctccacattgactctgtaccgtaacaccctgtatatagcctccacattgactctgtaccgtaacaccctgtatatatccctgctattgttatttactgctgctctttaattatttgttcatCTTATCTCTTACAAAAAAATAAGTATTTTCTTAAAgctgcattgtttgttaagggcttgtaagtaagcatttcactgtaaggtctacacctgttgtattcagcatttcactgtaaggtctactacacctgttgtattcagcatttcactgtaaggtctacctacacctgttgtattcagcatttcactgtaaggtctacctacacctgttgtattcagcatttcactgtgaggtctactacacctgttgtattcagcatttcactgtaaggtctactacacctgttgtattcagcatttcactgtgaggtctactacacctgttgtattcagcatttcactgtaaggtctactacacctgttgtattcagcatttcactgtgaggtctactacacctgttgtattcagcatttcactgtaaggtctacctacacctgttgtattcagcatttcactgtgaggtctactacacctgttgtattcagcatttcactgtaaggtctacctacacctgttgtattcagcatttcactgtgaggtctactacacctgttgtattcagcatttcactgtaaggtctactacacctgttgtatccagcatttcactgtaaggtctacctacacctgttgtattcagcatttcactgtaaggtctactacacctgatgtattcagcatttcactgtgaggtctactacacctgttgtattcagcatttcactgtaaggtctactacacctgttgtattcagcatttcactgtgaggtctactacacctgttgtattcagcatttcactgtaaggtctactacacctgttgtattcagcatttcactgtaaggtctactacacctgttgtattcaacatttcactgtaaggtctactacacctgttgtattcagcatttcactgtaaggttgtgacaaatacaatttgatttgatctgatgagaaaacaaagagagaattacttgacacattggaaagagtcaacaacaaaaaacctgaGCAAACGAATATGCTtctttggccctaaacagagagaacacagtggccactgtgactgacccaacatgaaggaaagctttgactgtgtacagactcagtgagcattgccttgctattgagaaaggcctcgGTAGGCagaactggctctcaagagaagacaggctatgtgcacactgcccacaaaatgaggtggaaacttgaggtgcacttcctaacctcctgcccaaatgtatgaccatataagagagacatatttccctcagattacacagatcctcaAAGagttcgaaaacaaatccaattttgataaactcccatatctactgggtgaaataccacagtctgccatcacagcagcaagatgtgtgacctgttgccacaagaaaaggtcaaccagtgaagaacaaacaccattgtaaatacaacccatatttatgtttatttattttcccttttgtactttaaccatttgcacatcgtcaCAACaccgtatatagacataatatgacatttgaaatgtttctaTTCATtcgggacagacagacacagacagacagacacagacagacagacacagacagacagacagacagacagacagacagacagacagacagacagacagacagacagacagacagacagacagacagacagacagacagacagacagacagacagacagacagagagcgtccGTGCGTGTGTATGCCTGTGCGTGCGCTCGTGCGAGACACCGCCCTGCTGAGATCCCATCTGCAAATAGACACACCCTGAACTCTAGCTCAGAGGGATTTGCCTATTTGCTCATGCAATTTACACTACAATTAGCTTTTTCTTAGAGAGAAAATCAAAACCATGCATTTAAAGATTTCTATTTGGTTGCACTTGATTGGTTGATTTCTATTTCTACATTTGAAAGCAGGTTTAACTGTGCCGGCTGTAACCACTAGCAATTAACGAGAGAAACAGCAGAGGGCGCTCTAGGACATTACTTCAGTTACCTCAACATCCACTTCAGCTTTATTTGTTAACCTACTTTCCTTTACTGTGCTGTCTTTGCACAATGTTGTATTAAATGAATGAATTGAAATGACAACACATTGGTGTGCTGTAGTACAGGTGGGCACCTTATAACACACCTGAAGGATATGCTAGAAGCCATGTAATAGAGTCAATGGAATCCTCTGCTGGGTCCATACACGACGTAATAGATGCTGGGTCTGGGTCACTCAAATTCAGAGGGGTGTGGGGAAGAGGGAGGCCACAAGGAGCatatctgttctcttctctccctccattcaaACTCTGATTCTGCTCTGACTCCATCTCTAGCTCTGACTCCATCTCTGACTCCATCCCAAGCTCTGACTCCATCCCTAGCTCTGACTCCATCCCAAGCTCTGACTCCATCCCTAGCTCTGACTCCATCTCTGACTCCATCCCTAGCCCTGACTCCAGCTCTGACTCCAGCTCTGACTCCAGCTCTGACTCCATCTCCAACTCTGACTCCATCTCCAACTCTGACTCCATCTCCAGCTCTGACTCCATCTCCAGCTCTAGCTCTGACTCCATCCCTAGCTCTGACTCCATCCCTAGCTCTGACTCCATCCCTGACTCCATCTCCAGCTCtgactccatctccatctctgacTACATCCCTAGCTCtgactccatctccatctctgacTCCATCTCCAGCTCTGACTCCATCTCTAGCTCTGACTCCATCTCTAGCTCTGACTCCATCCCTAGCTCTGACTCCATCTCTAGCTCTGACTCCATCCCTAGCTCTGACTCCATCCCTAGCTCTGACTCCTTCTCCATCTCTGACTCCATCTCTAGCTCTGACTCCATCCCCATCTCTGACtccatctcctgctctgactccATCCCTAGCTCTGACTCCATCCCTAGCTCTGACTCCATCCCTAGCTCTGACTCCATCCCTAGCTCTGACTCCATCCCTAGCTCTGACTCCATCTCTGACTCCATCTCTGACTCCATCTCtgactccatctccatctctgacTCCATCCCTAGCTCTGACTCCATCCCTAGCTCTGACTCCATCCCTAGCTCTGACTCCATCCCTAGCTCTGATTCCATCCCTAGCTCTGATTCCATCTCTAGCTCtgactccatctccatctctgactccatctcctgctctgactccatctcctgctctgactccatctcctgctctgactccATCCCTAGCTCTGACtccatctcctgctctgactccatctcctgctctgactccatctcctgctctgactccATCTCTAGCTCTGACTCCATCCCTAGCTCTGACTCCATCCCTAGCTCTGACTCCATCTCCAGCTCTGACTCCATCCCTAGCTCTGACTCCATCTCTAGCTCTGACTCCATCCCTAGCTCTGACTCCATCCCTAGCTCTGACTCCATCTCCAGCTCTGACTCCATCCCTAGCTCTGACTCCATCCCTAGCTCTGACTCCATCCCTAGCTCTGACTCCATCTCtgactccatctccatctctgacTCCATCTCTAGCTCTGACTCCATCCCTAGCTCTGACTCCATCCCTAGCTCTGACTCCATCTCTAGCTCTGACTCCATCCCTAGCTCTGACTCCATCTCTAGCTCTGACTCCATCCCTAGCTCTGACTCCATCTCTAGCTCTGACTCCATCCCTAGCTCTGACTCCATCTCTGACTCCATCCCTAGCTCTGACTCCATCCCTAGCTCTGACTCCATCCCTAGCTCTGACTCCATCTCTAGCTCTGACTCCATCCCTAGCTCTGACTCCATCTCTAGCTCTGACTCCATCCCTAGCCCTTATAGAGCTGCTGTTTACACTTTTCCACTcctttcttttccttttttctcttgtctttctcccactctctttttctcctctctttctttagGTGAAAgcatgtagggagggagggaggttggctggctggctggctggctggatacaTGGTTGGATAGCTGGCTGAGAAGGAGACTATGAGGCTgtattgagcaatcgggggattTGTGTGTTGGCCGAGAGACAATATGGGACACTGCCATGACAGCTGAACTGTTTCTGATATTTATCTAGTGTTGTTGCAGGGAGGCCCAGGAATTTATAGTCGCTTGCCCATCAGCTTAACTAAGAatacagtcagtgtgtgtttgtgtctagggGGTGGGGattggggtgggtgggtgtaagTGATGGGCAGGTCAGCTATTTGTTCACCCGCCCACAATTGCTGataacccatccgcaaccgcCCATTTATATGtaataaagtgaaaatctgaggcccgCACTCGACCCTAACCCGCTTAATATAGAAAATGCGCTATACAGTCGGAGATGGCGGATGgtatacctgggataggatatagtaatccttctaacccccccccccaaaaaaatgatttagatgcactattgtaaagtggttgttccactggatatcataaggtgaatgcaccaatttgtaagtcgctctggataagagcgtctgctaaatgacgtaaatgtaaatggtatcattacatacagtacatgcagcttctcttctgtcattattgTTGCCCCCTAGAAGAAATAAAGGGATAGAATGAATGATGTCATAAAGGGATAGAATGAAGGATGTCATAAAGGGATAGAATGAAGGACGTCATAAAGGGATAGAATGAAGGATGTCATAAAGGGATAGAATGAAGGATGTCATAAAGGGATAGAATGAAGGATGTCATAAAGGGATAGAATGAAGGATGTCATAAAgggatagaatgaatgcttcaatctggttgacataaaaaaaaaacgttcacCTCTGCTTCTCTCACGCAGCAAAgacgtttagggaccggggagaaaatgaAATAACGAAAAAAATAATACCTGTAAATATTTTCTGGGCCACATTTCCAAATGATGTCAGTTTGgccgttttttttaaataatccaACATGTTTTTGATAAGTTTTCAGTTTGGCtcggatgcatattttatgtggttgaaatactatacgcttttatgatgctgataaagatagcacctcTACAGACGGTCCCTAACCACTCATttattctctcaagatgctgaaagaaattaATCATATGAGGCTATAtgagaggttataaacctacagttaatattatattagactatgtgaggttataaacctacagttaatattatattagactatgTGAGGTTATAAACCtgcagttaatattatattagactatgagaggttataaacctacagttaatattatattagactatgTGAGGTTATAAACCtgcagttaatattatattagactatgtgaggttataaacctacagttaatattatattagactatgagaggttataaacctacagttaatattatattagactatgtgaggttataaacctacagttaatattatattagactatgTGAGGTTATAAACCtgcagttaatattatattagactatgagaggttataaacctgcagttaatattatattagactatgtgagaggtcatggacctacagtcagtgtccagatttcagttaggCTACAATCCCATGTAATCCATCTGAACAGTACAGTTCCCTTCACGTGTCGTCTTTTGACTGTGGAATTTGTATcgcgcctcacaatcatcacacataacataggGGAGCCACTCCATAACATAGGGGAGCCACTCCATAACATAGGGGAGCACTCCATAACATAGGGGACCACTCCATAACATAGGGGGCCACTCCATAACATAGGGGAGCACTCCATAACATAGGGGAGCACTCCATAACATAGGGGAGCACTCCATAACATAGGGGAGCACTCCATAACATAGGGGACCACTCCATAACATAGGGGAGCACTCCACAACACAGGGGACCACTCCATAACATAGGGGAGCACTCCATAACATAGGGGAGCACGCCATAACATAGGGGGGCAAGCCATAACAGAGGGGACCACTCCATAACATAGGGGACCACTCCATAACATAGGGGAGCACTCCATGACATAGGGGAGCACTCCATGACATAGGGGAGCACGCCATGACATAGGGGGGCACGCCATAAC
The Salmo salar chromosome ssa16, Ssal_v3.1, whole genome shotgun sequence DNA segment above includes these coding regions:
- the LOC123727856 gene encoding soluble scavenger receptor cysteine-rich domain-containing protein SSC5D-like, which codes for MLGLGHSNSEGCGEEGGHKEHICSLLSLHSNSDSALTPSLALTPSLTPSQALTPSLALTPSQALTPSLALTPSLTPSLALTPALTPALTPALTPSPTLTPSPTLTPSPALTPSPALALTPSLALTPSLALTPSLTPSPALTPSPSLTTSLALTPSPSLTPSPALTPSLALTPSLALTPSLALTPSLALTPSLALTPSLALTPSPSLTPSLALTPSPSLTPSPALTPSLALTPSLALTPSLALTPSLALTPSLALTPSLTPSLTPSLTPSPSLTPSLALTPSLALTPSLALTPSLALIPSLALIPSLALTPSPSLTPSPALTPSPALTPSPALTPSLALTPSPALTPSPALTPSPALTPSLALTPSLALTPSLALTPSPALTPSLALTPSLALTPSLALTPSLALTPSPALTPSLALTPSLALTPSLALTPSLTPSPSLTPSLALTPSLALTPSLALTPSLALTPSLALTPSLALTPSLALTPSLALTPSLALTPSLTPSLALTPSLALTPSLALTPSLALTPSLALTPSLALTPSLALIELLFTLFHSFLFLFSLVFLPLSFSPLFL